In a genomic window of Actinomadura rubteroloni:
- a CDS encoding FadR/GntR family transcriptional regulator, giving the protein MTSAEEQSEIPALRRADWQGARDAARPRAEVAAEKVAALAAHVEPGTRLGTKEELRALCGVSVGTFNEALRLLQSREVITMRSGPGGGLFAAESTAWLGDAAVILDSARASVADAVRLRNALDPLLIEDALWHGSPADFADLREHLASMGKATEAGDAVAFVRANWRLHARLADISPSHWLRSIYTKLIEIIESHTIEVVAAGDAPLPDYIRQRHALHADLVAALERRDADEAMRLIAAHNTTPSTGP; this is encoded by the coding sequence GTGACGTCGGCCGAAGAGCAGAGCGAGATACCCGCACTCCGCCGGGCCGACTGGCAGGGCGCGCGCGATGCGGCCAGGCCGCGCGCGGAGGTGGCCGCCGAGAAGGTCGCCGCGCTCGCCGCGCACGTCGAACCGGGTACACGCCTCGGCACCAAGGAGGAGCTCCGGGCGCTGTGCGGCGTGTCCGTCGGCACCTTCAACGAGGCGCTCCGGCTGCTGCAGTCGCGGGAGGTCATCACGATGCGTTCCGGGCCGGGCGGTGGGCTGTTCGCCGCCGAGTCGACGGCCTGGCTCGGGGACGCCGCCGTGATCCTGGACTCCGCCCGCGCCTCGGTGGCCGACGCGGTCCGGCTGCGCAACGCTCTCGACCCCCTGCTGATCGAGGACGCCCTGTGGCACGGCTCTCCCGCTGACTTCGCGGACCTGCGCGAGCATCTCGCGTCCATGGGCAAGGCCACCGAGGCGGGCGACGCGGTCGCCTTCGTCCGGGCCAATTGGCGGCTGCACGCCCGGCTCGCCGACATCAGCCCCAGCCACTGGCTCAGGTCGATCTACACCAAGCTCATAGAGATCATCGAGAGCCACACCATCGAGGTGGTCGCGGCCGGTGACGCGCCGTTGCCGGACTACATCCGGCAGCGGCACGCCCTGCATGCCGACCTCGTCGCGGCGCTGGAACGCCGCGACGCCGACGAGGCCATGCGTCTGATCGCGGCGCACAACACCACCCCGTCCACCGGGCCTTAG
- a CDS encoding TAXI family TRAP transporter solute-binding subunit has translation MSQQMAGATRPQEPKIDRSLTLHLRGDWGSANLHRVCGWIAQELTDRCGPHTRIATWNSRGMSDAVRAVGRGEVQVALTTPAAFTAAALDGRGIYADEFYPDLRALGVVPQRDRLVVAVHKDLGITTFAELRQSKPVLRLATSVNDGVNYVGLAAHELLTRAGVDVVGWGGEFLEDERPFESLDHATEGRANAIVHEAIMLPAWQEIGRDFSFLEVEDHVLDSLHDDFGWPAAVVDDGYFPGRAAFRTLEYSDFLVCARADLAEDVAYAIAWVLGETRHIIEGQYRHLAPERSPITYPLDPVTMGRAPIPLHPGAARYYDALPAK, from the coding sequence ATGTCTCAGCAGATGGCCGGGGCTACCCGCCCCCAAGAACCCAAGATCGACCGCTCCCTCACCCTGCACCTGCGGGGCGACTGGGGAAGCGCGAATCTGCATCGTGTGTGCGGCTGGATCGCCCAGGAGCTCACCGACCGCTGCGGCCCTCACACCCGGATCGCCACCTGGAACAGCAGGGGCATGAGTGACGCGGTACGGGCCGTGGGCCGGGGGGAGGTGCAGGTGGCGCTCACTACGCCTGCGGCTTTCACGGCGGCGGCGCTCGACGGACGCGGCATCTACGCCGACGAGTTCTACCCTGATCTGCGCGCTCTCGGTGTGGTGCCGCAGCGGGACCGCCTGGTCGTAGCGGTGCACAAAGACCTCGGCATCACCACCTTCGCCGAACTGCGTCAGAGCAAGCCCGTCCTGCGTCTCGCGACCTCTGTCAACGACGGCGTCAATTACGTGGGGCTGGCCGCACATGAGCTGTTGACACGTGCGGGCGTCGACGTCGTCGGCTGGGGCGGCGAGTTCCTCGAGGACGAGCGGCCGTTCGAGTCCTTGGACCACGCGACGGAGGGACGGGCGAACGCCATCGTCCATGAGGCGATCATGCTGCCCGCGTGGCAGGAGATCGGCCGTGATTTCAGTTTCCTCGAGGTCGAGGATCACGTCCTGGACAGCCTCCATGACGACTTCGGCTGGCCGGCGGCAGTCGTCGACGACGGGTACTTTCCGGGGCGGGCCGCCTTCAGGACCCTTGAGTACTCGGACTTCCTCGTGTGCGCCCGCGCCGATCTCGCCGAGGACGTCGCCTATGCCATCGCATGGGTACTGGGAGAGACGCGGCACATCATCGAAGGGCAGTACCGGCACCTGGCTCCGGAACGCAGCCCCATCACCTACCCGCTCGACCCCGTCACGATGGGCAGGGCCCCCATCCCCCTGCACCCCGGTGCCGCCCGCTACTACGACGCCCTGCCCGCGAAATGA
- a CDS encoding fumarylacetoacetate hydrolase family protein: MRIEGVDKVAVRCVALSGVRGERLITPTGPWLLTRDEFGNPDDLCSINGAEVQRGRTRDLISSIPALIAKRPLWASAAAHSAGSPRATSWSRPSRASTGHDRETRPQTSGVILSSTPSRALP, translated from the coding sequence ATGCGCATCGAGGGCGTCGACAAGGTCGCGGTGCGGTGCGTGGCGCTCAGCGGTGTACGCGGCGAGCGGCTGATCACGCCCACCGGCCCCTGGCTGCTCACTCGGGACGAGTTCGGCAACCCCGACGACCTCTGCTCCATCAACGGCGCGGAGGTTCAGAGGGGCCGCACGCGTGACCTGATCTCCAGCATCCCCGCACTGATCGCGAAGCGGCCGCTGTGGGCCTCGGCCGCGGCCCACAGCGCCGGGTCGCCCCGGGCGACGTCCTGGTCTCGTCCATCGAGGGCATCGACGGGTCACGACCGCGAGACCCGTCCTCAGACGAGCGGGGTGATCCTCTCCTCGACGCCGAGCAGGGCCTTGCCGTAG
- a CDS encoding cupin domain-containing protein produces MGTVTEVVAVACSDEPSRTIERDEHLLLSPPHPNPFPVKLWRDHEPLSVVHFPHAYEAVPFAPPRGVYESAQVRVEWQTMDNRQPFYHRNCDVDEISYQIAGERTLMTELGVVEHRPGEFSRLPRGVAHDNYGRRESHLLFYTPAPVREERAPVRRSETTFPPFPGWEPGNLNEAVTQCMGTPGHDITVAPVDERRLLEQVHAEKERLSVLTGSDEAGTTWLYRSPGFRLSSVRQPPENQRVYRRTLDADEIQYQISGRRTLVSQRGIVELGPGDFVRIPLGIAHTSVCAEESEHIALFSDRDLPQIAETSRTAEPYTPERLAALRH; encoded by the coding sequence ATGGGCACTGTCACCGAAGTCGTCGCCGTCGCCTGCAGTGACGAACCCTCCCGCACGATCGAGCGGGACGAGCACCTCCTGCTGTCCCCTCCGCACCCCAATCCCTTCCCGGTGAAACTCTGGAGGGATCACGAACCCCTGAGCGTGGTGCACTTCCCCCACGCATACGAAGCCGTGCCGTTCGCTCCGCCGCGCGGCGTGTACGAGAGCGCCCAGGTCCGCGTCGAATGGCAGACGATGGACAACCGGCAGCCCTTCTACCACCGAAACTGCGACGTCGACGAGATCTCCTACCAGATCGCCGGCGAGCGCACCCTGATGACCGAACTCGGTGTGGTGGAACACCGGCCCGGAGAGTTCTCCCGCCTGCCGCGCGGTGTCGCCCACGACAACTACGGGCGTCGCGAAAGCCATTTGCTCTTCTACACACCCGCTCCCGTCCGGGAGGAACGCGCTCCGGTCCGGCGCTCCGAAACGACGTTCCCGCCCTTCCCCGGCTGGGAACCGGGCAACCTCAACGAGGCGGTCACCCAGTGCATGGGCACACCCGGCCATGACATCACCGTCGCCCCCGTCGACGAACGGCGACTCCTGGAGCAGGTGCACGCCGAGAAGGAACGCCTCAGCGTTCTCACCGGGAGCGACGAAGCCGGCACGACCTGGCTGTACCGCTCCCCCGGCTTCCGCCTGAGTTCCGTACGACAGCCGCCCGAGAACCAGCGCGTCTACCGGCGCACCCTGGACGCCGACGAGATCCAGTACCAGATCAGTGGCCGCCGCACCCTGGTCAGCCAGCGCGGCATCGTCGAGCTGGGGCCGGGCGACTTCGTTCGCATCCCGCTCGGCATCGCGCACACCAGTGTGTGCGCCGAGGAGAGCGAGCACATCGCCCTGTTCTCCGACCGCGATCTCCCGCAGATCGCCGAGACGAGCAGGACCGCCGAGCCGTACACCCCCGAACGCCTGGCCGCACTGCGGCACTGA
- a CDS encoding dienelactone hydrolase family protein, whose translation MNDQPHSAAVATDWTTVRTADGPMRVFVARPAQPTNRAVVVLQEAFGVNDHIQDIARRYATRGFLAVAPDLFHRNGVGTLAYEQHAEAMPLIGAIGPDAIITDVKAVVTHLAERENLPVSRTAIHGFCFGGRAAFTAATGIRGLGATVVFYGPGIAAGPHEVVDRTANIDAPMALHVGAEDPTIPGDQVAIISKALTTAGVTFESHVYEGAGHAFACDARPRMYVQDSAELAWQRTHAFLDEHLPAAL comes from the coding sequence ATGAACGACCAACCCCATTCCGCCGCTGTCGCGACCGACTGGACCACCGTCCGCACCGCGGACGGACCGATGCGCGTCTTCGTCGCGCGGCCCGCCCAGCCCACGAACCGGGCCGTGGTCGTCCTGCAGGAGGCGTTCGGGGTCAACGACCACATCCAGGACATCGCGCGCCGCTACGCCACGCGTGGGTTCCTGGCAGTGGCCCCGGACCTGTTCCACCGCAACGGTGTCGGCACCCTCGCCTACGAGCAGCACGCCGAGGCCATGCCGTTGATCGGTGCCATCGGGCCGGACGCGATCATCACCGACGTCAAAGCCGTCGTGACGCACCTCGCTGAGAGGGAGAACCTTCCCGTCTCCCGCACGGCGATCCACGGGTTCTGCTTCGGCGGCCGCGCCGCGTTCACCGCCGCGACCGGCATCCGCGGCCTCGGTGCCACTGTCGTCTTCTACGGACCGGGCATCGCGGCCGGCCCGCACGAGGTCGTGGACCGGACCGCGAACATCGATGCCCCGATGGCGCTGCACGTCGGAGCCGAGGACCCGACGATCCCCGGCGACCAGGTGGCGATCATCTCGAAAGCCCTCACCACCGCGGGCGTGACCTTCGAAAGCCACGTCTACGAAGGGGCCGGGCACGCCTTCGCCTGCGACGCCCGCCCGCGCATGTACGTCCAGGACAGCGCGGAACTTGCCTGGCAGCGCACCCACGCCTTCCTCGACGAGCACCTTCCCGCAGCACTCTGA
- a CDS encoding flavin reductase family protein: MVDEQAFRDLMAGVCAPVTIVTTSADGPHGTTVSAFASLSLRPPMVTVALDRSSGLLARILRTGRFGVNILGSGQAETALAFARRGDRFASVAWYTDQGLPRLAEAPGFLACDLARPVDGGDHLLLLGTVRAVRSRTAAPLVYGNRIFGTHSGFADRPRRPIDDLISACSR; this comes from the coding sequence ATGGTCGACGAACAGGCGTTCCGCGATCTCATGGCCGGGGTCTGCGCTCCGGTCACCATCGTCACCACGAGCGCCGACGGACCGCACGGCACCACCGTGAGCGCCTTCGCCTCACTGTCGTTGCGGCCACCGATGGTGACCGTGGCCCTGGATCGCTCATCGGGTCTGCTGGCGCGCATCCTGCGGACCGGCCGGTTCGGAGTGAACATCCTCGGCAGCGGCCAGGCGGAGACCGCGCTGGCCTTCGCCCGGCGCGGCGACCGCTTCGCCTCCGTCGCCTGGTACACCGATCAGGGGCTGCCCCGGCTGGCCGAAGCCCCCGGCTTCCTGGCCTGCGATCTGGCTCGGCCCGTCGACGGCGGCGACCACCTCCTGCTACTCGGCACCGTCCGGGCGGTGCGCTCCCGGACGGCGGCCCCGCTCGTCTACGGAAACCGGATCTTCGGCACCCACTCCGGTTTCGCCGACCGGCCCCGCCGGCCGATCGACGACCTCATCTCCGCCTGCTCCCGCTGA
- a CDS encoding PIG-L deacetylase family protein produces MNNPVESDSNTPGDASGAGALLVVSAHAGDFVWRAGGAIALAAERGQRAKVVCLSYGERGESARAWRQGASLEEIKELRRGEAEAAAGELGAEIDFLDADDYPLRESEELIDRLVHIYRDVQPAVVLTHPSIDPYNGDHPAANRMAIQARILAQAIGYQAPGEPLGAPPVFFFEPHQSEQCDFKPQVLLDITSVFAKKRKAMECLPAQQHMWDYYTDLAKRRGVQLKRNAGPNLGFTTDTMGEAYMRLYPQVTGELA; encoded by the coding sequence ATGAACAACCCGGTCGAAAGCGACAGCAACACCCCCGGAGACGCTTCCGGCGCGGGCGCGCTGCTGGTCGTGAGCGCCCACGCGGGTGACTTCGTCTGGCGCGCCGGCGGGGCGATAGCCCTGGCCGCCGAGCGCGGGCAGCGGGCCAAGGTGGTCTGCCTGTCCTACGGCGAGCGCGGCGAGTCCGCCCGCGCCTGGCGGCAGGGCGCGTCACTGGAGGAGATCAAGGAACTGCGCCGCGGCGAGGCCGAGGCCGCAGCCGGCGAACTCGGCGCCGAGATCGACTTCCTGGACGCCGACGACTACCCGCTGCGGGAGTCCGAGGAGCTGATCGACCGCCTGGTGCACATCTACCGGGACGTGCAGCCCGCCGTCGTCCTCACCCACCCGAGCATCGACCCCTACAACGGGGACCACCCGGCCGCGAACCGGATGGCGATCCAGGCCCGCATCCTCGCCCAGGCCATCGGCTACCAGGCGCCCGGCGAACCGCTCGGCGCCCCGCCGGTCTTCTTCTTCGAGCCCCACCAGAGCGAGCAGTGCGACTTCAAGCCGCAGGTGCTGCTCGACATCACCTCCGTGTTCGCGAAGAAGCGCAAGGCGATGGAGTGCCTGCCCGCGCAGCAGCACATGTGGGACTACTACACCGACCTCGCCAAGCGCCGCGGCGTCCAGCTCAAGCGCAACGCCGGGCCCAACCTGGGCTTCACGACGGACACCATGGGCGAGGCGTACATGCGGCTGTACCCGCAGGTGACGGGGGAACTGGCATGA
- a CDS encoding MarR family winged helix-turn-helix transcriptional regulator translates to MTDTAFPTTGYLAWQFSQVLAGMLERALRTEDLTLAQHNALMHTVRSPGVTAADIARRSGITAQSMGTAVGRLVERGLLRREPHPTSRRSMCLFVTDQGRPVAARAAMITRRIEAETTAPLSPEDKDIVHRLLYRIVEELNPEALSGVAEERAS, encoded by the coding sequence GTGACCGACACGGCCTTTCCCACCACCGGCTACCTGGCCTGGCAGTTCTCCCAGGTCCTGGCGGGAATGCTGGAGCGGGCGCTGCGCACCGAAGATCTCACCCTGGCTCAGCACAACGCCCTGATGCACACGGTGCGGAGCCCGGGTGTGACCGCCGCCGACATCGCGCGCCGCTCTGGTATCACCGCCCAGTCCATGGGGACGGCGGTGGGCCGGCTCGTCGAGCGGGGACTGCTGCGCCGGGAACCGCATCCCACCAGCCGCCGCAGCATGTGCCTGTTCGTCACCGACCAGGGGAGGCCGGTGGCGGCGCGCGCCGCGATGATCACCCGTCGCATCGAGGCCGAAACGACCGCCCCGCTTTCGCCCGAGGACAAGGACATCGTCCACCGGCTGCTCTACCGGATCGTCGAGGAGCTGAACCCAGAGGCCCTCAGCGGGGTGGCGGAAGAGCGAGCTTCGTAA
- a CDS encoding acyl-CoA dehydrogenase family protein, giving the protein MTAPTPAELVARAEALQPLLREHAARSDTDRRVAAESIEAVGAAGLFKISVPRRYGGYETSMRTMIDVSAAVAEADGSAGWIVALTNVCNWLASLYPERAQDEVFADPEPRVTGVLTPTATTRKVEGGWQVSGRWYYNSGSWWSTWAVLGVPLTDESGEVVDQGLILVPASELIIEDVWHVTGMRGTASNCLVGEDLFVPEHRVLSVPAAIEGAYPTEHTEEALYRSSFVPLLTLVLAGPQLGMGRAALKLVIEKAAKKPISYTFFETQAESVAFQLQIADAAVKIDTATLFCHRAAADIDAAAARGEYLDYATRARVRADVGHAVQNVVEALTVLMNAHGAGGFAEVSPLQRIWRDVNVAARHAVVSPAVGFEVYGKALLGVEERITPLV; this is encoded by the coding sequence ATGACCGCCCCAACCCCGGCGGAACTCGTCGCCCGAGCCGAAGCGCTCCAGCCCCTGCTGCGCGAGCACGCCGCCAGGTCCGACACCGACCGGCGCGTCGCCGCCGAGAGCATCGAGGCCGTCGGCGCGGCGGGCCTGTTCAAGATCTCCGTGCCCCGGCGCTACGGCGGCTACGAGACCTCCATGCGCACCATGATCGACGTGTCCGCCGCGGTCGCCGAGGCCGACGGATCGGCCGGCTGGATCGTCGCTCTCACCAACGTCTGCAACTGGCTCGCCTCCCTCTACCCCGAGCGCGCCCAGGACGAGGTGTTCGCCGACCCGGAACCGCGGGTCACCGGCGTCCTCACCCCCACCGCCACGACGCGGAAAGTCGAGGGAGGCTGGCAAGTCTCGGGCCGCTGGTACTACAACTCCGGATCGTGGTGGTCGACCTGGGCCGTGCTGGGCGTCCCTCTGACCGACGAGAGCGGCGAAGTCGTCGACCAGGGACTGATCCTGGTCCCCGCGTCCGAGCTGATCATCGAGGACGTCTGGCACGTCACCGGCATGCGCGGCACCGCGAGCAACTGCCTCGTCGGCGAGGACCTGTTCGTTCCCGAGCACCGGGTCCTGTCGGTACCGGCCGCGATCGAGGGCGCCTATCCGACCGAGCACACCGAGGAGGCCCTCTACCGGTCCTCGTTCGTACCGCTGCTCACCCTCGTCCTGGCCGGACCCCAACTGGGCATGGGCCGCGCCGCGCTCAAGCTCGTCATCGAGAAGGCCGCCAAAAAGCCCATCTCCTACACGTTCTTCGAGACCCAGGCCGAATCGGTGGCCTTCCAGCTCCAGATCGCCGACGCCGCCGTCAAGATCGACACCGCGACTCTGTTCTGCCACCGGGCCGCCGCCGACATCGACGCGGCCGCCGCCCGCGGCGAGTACCTCGACTACGCCACCCGCGCCCGGGTCCGCGCCGACGTCGGCCACGCCGTGCAGAACGTCGTGGAGGCGCTCACCGTTTTGATGAACGCCCACGGGGCCGGCGGATTCGCCGAGGTCAGTCCGTTGCAGCGGATCTGGCGCGACGTGAACGTCGCCGCCCGCCACGCCGTCGTCTCACCCGCCGTCGGGTTCGAGGTCTACGGCAAGGCCCTGCTCGGCGTCGAGGAGAGGATCACCCCGCTCGTCTGA
- a CDS encoding class II aldolase/adducin family protein, with amino-acid sequence MTPAQARRLSAALGTAPAALMPKHGLVAAGHTAAAAVMHAVLLDRAYAMQFQAQASGRAVVHSDIAEALAKRAQCWPDGQLEAGYRYLVRQAAADSCGAA; translated from the coding sequence ATGACGCCCGCCCAGGCCCGCAGGCTCAGCGCGGCCCTCGGTACGGCGCCTGCCGCTCTCATGCCCAAGCACGGGCTGGTCGCCGCCGGGCACACCGCCGCAGCGGCCGTCATGCATGCCGTCCTGCTCGACCGCGCCTACGCCATGCAGTTCCAGGCGCAGGCGTCCGGGCGGGCGGTCGTCCACTCCGACATCGCAGAGGCTCTCGCCAAACGCGCCCAGTGCTGGCCCGACGGCCAACTGGAGGCCGGATACCGCTACTTGGTCCGACAGGCCGCCGCCGACTCCTGCGGCGCGGCCTGA
- a CDS encoding quinone oxidoreductase family protein: MTTIPTTTAAVWVYEHGGPEQLVHEQRPLPALGPTDVLVAIDTAAVSGWDLKYRRGLQPGTKLPGRNPFPMPQQLGREAAGTVIATGPDARLLRAGDRVAAVVHPENPYALETYRGLGNLSTGIALPGHQSPGAYAEYVVRDERLFLPVPDHIDLEQAAVTLWPYGTSHRILRDRLRVTAGDTLLVTGAAGPMGLATIQLAEIFGLRTIATTRHAERVEALRTACGAEVVVTEDLDAARDAVKDLTGGRGVDHAIDYSTHRDLLRLALDVLRLGGRLCPAAGEQDPPGPMPFTVFDLTRLEADIVGVRGARHEDALRVMSLLADGRLHSPIAARLPLAEAAKAHELMEQGTALVGRILLKPGT; this comes from the coding sequence ATGACCACGATCCCGACCACCACGGCAGCCGTATGGGTCTATGAACACGGCGGCCCGGAGCAACTCGTCCACGAGCAGCGGCCCCTGCCCGCCCTGGGCCCCACCGACGTGCTGGTGGCCATCGACACCGCCGCCGTCTCGGGCTGGGACCTGAAATACCGCCGCGGCCTGCAGCCCGGCACAAAACTCCCGGGCCGCAACCCCTTCCCCATGCCCCAGCAACTCGGCCGTGAAGCCGCAGGAACGGTCATCGCCACCGGACCCGACGCCCGGCTGCTGCGCGCGGGCGACCGGGTGGCGGCCGTCGTGCACCCCGAGAACCCCTACGCCCTGGAGACCTACCGGGGCCTCGGCAACCTCTCCACGGGCATCGCTCTCCCCGGCCACCAGAGCCCGGGCGCCTACGCCGAATACGTCGTACGCGACGAGCGTCTCTTCCTGCCCGTCCCCGACCACATCGACCTGGAACAGGCAGCAGTCACCCTGTGGCCCTACGGCACCAGCCACCGCATCCTGCGGGACCGACTCCGCGTCACCGCGGGCGACACCCTGCTCGTCACCGGAGCCGCCGGCCCGATGGGCCTCGCCACCATCCAACTCGCCGAGATCTTCGGCCTGCGCACCATCGCCACCACCCGACATGCTGAGCGAGTCGAGGCTCTGCGCACCGCCTGCGGTGCCGAGGTCGTCGTCACCGAAGACCTCGACGCCGCCCGAGACGCCGTCAAGGACCTCACCGGCGGCCGAGGCGTCGACCACGCAATCGACTACTCCACCCACCGCGACCTCCTGCGCCTGGCCCTGGACGTACTGCGGTTGGGAGGCAGGCTCTGCCCGGCGGCCGGTGAACAGGACCCGCCCGGCCCGATGCCGTTCACGGTGTTCGACCTCACCCGGCTGGAAGCCGACATCGTCGGTGTCCGCGGCGCCCGGCACGAGGACGCGCTGCGCGTGATGTCCCTGCTGGCCGACGGCAGGCTGCACTCGCCGATCGCGGCACGCCTTCCGCTGGCCGAGGCCGCGAAGGCCCACGAACTGATGGAACAAGGCACCGCCCTCGTCGGGCGCATCCTCCTCAAGCCCGGGACCTGA
- a CDS encoding 4-carboxy-4-hydroxy-2-oxoadipate aldolase/oxaloacetate decarboxylase gives MRNVIVTDVPRPALTDLDRLARYGVATVHEALGRTGYLGPGLRPVQQGARIAGSAVTAVCWPGDNLMIHAAVEQCRPGDILLVTTTSPAMDGLFGELFATALQHRGVRGVVTTTGIRDTEELRAMGFPAWAAAVSAQGSVKATAGAVNVPVSVGGQIVRPGDALLADDDGVTAVPRTRIAEALEKAQARAEKEEATRAAFQRGELGLDRYGLRPLLDKLGVRYLTAGEYAREEGES, from the coding sequence ATGAGGAACGTGATCGTGACGGATGTCCCGAGGCCGGCCCTCACCGACCTCGACCGGCTCGCCCGCTACGGGGTGGCCACGGTGCACGAGGCACTGGGCCGGACCGGCTACCTCGGCCCCGGGCTGCGGCCCGTGCAGCAAGGGGCGCGGATCGCGGGCTCGGCGGTCACCGCAGTGTGCTGGCCCGGCGATAACCTGATGATCCACGCCGCCGTCGAGCAGTGCAGGCCGGGCGACATCCTGCTGGTCACCACCACCTCCCCGGCCATGGACGGCCTGTTCGGCGAACTCTTCGCCACCGCGCTGCAGCACCGCGGGGTACGCGGGGTGGTCACCACGACCGGTATCCGTGACACCGAAGAGCTCCGTGCGATGGGCTTCCCCGCCTGGGCGGCGGCGGTCAGCGCGCAGGGCAGCGTCAAGGCGACGGCCGGCGCGGTCAACGTCCCGGTGTCGGTGGGCGGGCAGATCGTACGGCCCGGGGACGCGCTGCTCGCCGACGACGACGGCGTGACCGCCGTCCCGCGCACCCGGATCGCCGAGGCCCTGGAGAAGGCACAGGCCAGGGCGGAGAAGGAGGAGGCGACCCGGGCCGCCTTCCAGCGGGGCGAGCTGGGCCTCGACCGGTACGGGTTGCGCCCGCTGCTGGACAAGCTCGGCGTGCGCTACCTCACCGCCGGGGAATACGCGCGCGAGGAAGGCGAGAGCTGA
- a CDS encoding alcohol dehydrogenase catalytic domain-containing protein → MLAARAHKDSDALHLHKIPAPVPGPQDVLVKVASAGLAPGMMTLLARGAFTHLPTTLGHEAAGTIAAVGSEVAGIAIGTRVRVHPNLNCGSCRYCRSDRDMMCPQQSMIGHAAFGDVPMPLYDRYHDGGMAEYIRVPHWLVDTLPDNVSFDVGAKVHDLANAVRALKCAELPLGATLVVTAATGTMGTATVKLARHFGITRLILIGRSAERLAAVRPLAGDLPTDTVALEELPPDWAKEGGLTRALRALVPQGADAVLDFVPEGPATSQALAALATGGSLVHMGGSSAPLSLPMIAIMVNLWRVVGTRACTRTDVHEVLTLLAQGALDAEELITHRYPLAEANEAIDAIQSRKEPIWMAVVNP, encoded by the coding sequence ATGCTTGCCGCGCGCGCCCACAAGGACTCCGATGCGCTGCACCTGCACAAGATTCCCGCGCCTGTTCCGGGACCCCAGGACGTCCTGGTGAAGGTGGCCTCCGCCGGCCTCGCCCCCGGGATGATGACCCTTCTCGCCCGGGGCGCCTTCACCCACCTGCCCACCACACTCGGGCACGAGGCCGCCGGCACCATCGCCGCGGTGGGAAGCGAGGTGGCGGGGATCGCCATCGGCACCCGCGTGCGGGTGCACCCCAATCTCAACTGCGGCTCCTGCCGCTACTGCCGCTCCGACCGGGACATGATGTGCCCACAGCAGTCGATGATCGGCCACGCCGCTTTCGGTGACGTTCCCATGCCGCTGTACGACCGCTACCACGACGGCGGAATGGCCGAGTACATCCGCGTACCGCACTGGCTCGTCGATACGCTGCCCGACAACGTGTCCTTCGACGTCGGCGCGAAGGTCCACGACCTCGCGAACGCCGTGCGCGCCCTCAAGTGCGCCGAACTGCCGCTGGGCGCCACCCTGGTGGTCACCGCCGCCACCGGGACGATGGGCACCGCCACCGTCAAACTCGCCCGGCACTTCGGCATCACCCGGCTCATCCTCATCGGACGCAGCGCCGAGCGGCTCGCGGCGGTCCGGCCGCTCGCAGGCGACCTGCCTACCGACACCGTCGCGCTGGAGGAATTGCCGCCGGACTGGGCGAAGGAGGGTGGTCTCACCCGCGCCCTGCGCGCACTGGTCCCGCAGGGCGCGGATGCGGTCCTCGACTTCGTGCCGGAAGGACCCGCCACTTCCCAGGCGCTCGCCGCCCTCGCGACCGGGGGGAGCCTCGTGCACATGGGCGGCAGCTCCGCCCCTCTGTCGCTCCCGATGATCGCCATCATGGTCAACCTCTGGCGCGTCGTCGGCACCCGGGCCTGCACGCGCACCGACGTTCATGAAGTTCTCACCCTGCTCGCGCAGGGCGCCCTGGATGCGGAAGAACTCATCACCCACCGCTACCCCTTGGCCGAGGCGAACGAAGCCATCGACGCGATCCAGAGCCGGAAGGAGCCGATCTGGATGGCGGTGGTCAACCCGTGA